A genomic segment from Euleptes europaea isolate rEulEur1 chromosome 15, rEulEur1.hap1, whole genome shotgun sequence encodes:
- the PHOSPHO2 gene encoding pyridoxal phosphate phosphatase PHOSPHO2, translated as MKFLLVFDFDHTIVDENSDTWIVKCAPDAKIPGEIRNSYQTGYWTKYMGRVFRFLGDSGIKEEEMKRTMTTIPFTEGMKDLLEFVGKHKDSFDSIIISDSNAIFIDWILNAANFRQVFNEVFTNPASFDGCGYLTVENFHVHNCAQCPVNLCKRKVLEEFLENPSKQRMKYSQILYIGDGGNDLCPVMCLKKDDVVMPRHGYRLQKMVSQLSQDVVPLEASVVTWSSGIEILAYLELLIK; from the coding sequence ATGAAGTTCCTACTGGTTTTTGATTTTGACCATACAATTGTAGATGAAAACAGTGACACCTGGATTGTGAAATGTGCACCTGATGCAAAAATTCCTGGTGAAATAAGAAACTCCTATCAGACAGGATACTGGACAAAATATATGGGCAGAGTTTTCAGATTCCTGGGAGACAGCGGAATAAAGGAAGAGGAGATGAAAAGGACTATGACAACAATACCTTTCACAGAAGGAATGAAAGATCTCCTAGAGTTTGTCGGCAAACACAAAGACTCTTTCGATTCCATAATTATATCAGATTCCAATGCAATATTTATTGATTGGATTTTAAACGCTGCTAATTTCCGTCAAGTATTTAATGAAGTGTTTACAAATCCTGCAAGTTTTGATGGATGTGGCTATCTTACGGTGGAGAATTTTCATGTTCACAATTGTGCACAATGCCCCGTAAACCTCTGCAAGAGGAAAGTCTTAGAAGAATTCTTAGAAAACCCTTCAAAGCAGAGGATGAAATACTCCCAAATTTTATATATAGGCGATGGTGGAAATGATCTGTGCCCAGTAATGTGCTTAAAAAAGGATGATGTTGTTATGCCAAGGCATGGATATAGGTTACAGAAAATGGTTTCTCAGTTGTCTCAGGATGTTGTTCCTTTGGAAGCATCAGTTGTCACTTGGTCATCTGGTATTGAGATATTGGCCTATTTAGAATTGCttataaaatga
- the KLHL23 gene encoding kelch-like protein 23 → MALTGQAEYTYLYKDLSHPVEFLDAFRTFYLDGLFTDITLQCASGVIFHCHKAVLAACSNYFKAMFTSDMKEKSKNQIKLSGLSPTTLESLVVYTYTSEIQITKTNVQSLLQAADLLQFTSVKNACEQFLIRHLDVDNCLGMHSFAEYHVCSELEKESRRILVSRFEEVCRQEEFLEISSEKLQFILSRKNLSVWKKDAAIEPIVKWISYDVDKRTEYIYDLLSCLDMAFDKMYLRSALSVHKKCRLNENKVRSLIHNALSHNPKAASIRSTAVMYVIGGYYWHPLSEVHMWDPITNIWIQGAEMPDHARESYAVASLGPNIYVTGGYRTDNIEAIDKVWIYNCEADEWSEGCPMLNARYYHCAVTLNGCIYALGGYRKGAPTEEAEFYDPLKKKWVSIADMIKGVGNATACVLNEVIYVIGGHYGYRGSCTYDKVQSYHSDINEWSTVTTSPQPEYGLCSIALENKLYLVGGQTTITYCYDPEQKEWKQKADMMERRMECGSVVINGFIYITGGYSSSKGSYLQNIEKYDPECDKWEIVGHLPSAMRSHGCVCVYNV, encoded by the exons ATGGCATTGACTGGCCAGGCGGAATATACCTATCTATATAAAGACCTCTCTCATCCTGTGGAGTTCTTAGATGCCTTCAGAACATTCTACCTGGATGGTTTATTTACTGATATTACACTTCAGTGTGCTTCGGGTGTGATTTTCCATTGCCATAAGGCCGTGCTGGCTGCTTGTAGCAACTACTTTAAGGCTATGTTCACTTCTGATATGAAAGAAAAGTCTAAGAACCAGATCAAACTTTCTGGGCTCAGTCCCACCACCCTGGAATCCCTGGTGGTCTATACATACACATCGGAGATTCAGATAACAAAAACAAATGTTCAGAGCCTCCTTCAAGCTGCAGATCTCCTCCAGTTTACCTCGGTAAAGAACGCCTGTGAACAATTTCTGATAAGACACTTAGACGTCGACAACTGCCTAGGGATGCACTCCTTTGCAGAGTACCATGTCTGTTCAGAGCTAGAGAAGGAGTCTAGAAGGATATTAGTATCTCGATTTGAAGAAGTGTGCAGGCAGGAAGAGTTTCTGGAAATCAGCAGTGAGAAACTTCAGTTCATTCTCTCCAGAAAGAATCTCAGCGTTTGGAAAAAAGATGCAGCGATAGAGCCAATTGTTAAGTGGATATCTTATGATGTGGACAAAAGAACTGAGTACATTTATGATCTGCTGAGCTGTCTTGATATGGCTTTTGACAAAATGTATTTGAGGTCAGCCTTAAGTGTGCACAAGAAATGTCGGCTGAATGAAAACAAGGTCAGGTCTCTAATACACAACGCACTAAGCCATAACCCCAAAGCTGCCTCTATAAGGTCAACAGCTGTTATGTATGTGATTGGAGGATATTATTGGCATCCTTTATCTGAGGTGCATATGTGGGATCCTATCACCAATATATGGATCCAGGGTGCAGAGATGCCAGACCACGCGAGGGAAAGTTATGCAGTTGCTAGTTTGGGACCCAACATTTATGTAACGGGGGGTTATAGAACAGACAATATAGAAGCCATTGATAAAGTGTGGATATACAACTGTGAAGCTGATGAGTGGAGTGAAGGCTGCCCTATGCTTAATGCAAGGTACTACCACTGTGCAGTTACCTTGAATGGCTGCATCTATGCTTTAGGGGGTTACCGAAAAGGAGCTCCAACTGAAGAAGCGGAATTCTAtgatcctttaaaaaagaaatgggtCTCCATTGCAGATATGATCAAAG GGGTTGGAAATGCCACCGCTTGTGTCCTGAATGAAGTAATCTATGTCATCGGAGGTCACTACGGTTACCGGGGAAGCTGCACTTATGACAAAGTTCAGAGCTATCACTCggacattaatgaatggagcacAGTCACCACGAGCCCACAACCAG AATATGGATTGTGTTCCATTGCACTCGAAAACAAGCTCTATCTTGTGGGTGGACAAACTACAATCACATATTGTTATGATCCAGAGCAAAAGGAATGGAAACAGAAGGCTGATATGATGGAAAGAAGGATGGAGTGTGGATCTGTTGTCATTAATGGGTTCATCTACATAACGGGAGGCTATTCGTCTTCTAAAGGATCTTATTTGCAAAATATTGAGAAATATGATCCTGAGTGTGATAAATGGGAAATTGTGGGCCATCTTCCCAGCGCGATGCGTTCACATGGCTGCGTCTGTGTGTACAACGTGTAA